Proteins from one Mytilus galloprovincialis chromosome 11, xbMytGall1.hap1.1, whole genome shotgun sequence genomic window:
- the LOC143051348 gene encoding uncharacterized protein LOC143051348: protein MRTSPYFINPVTVRLELNSITDLYVNTVSKVSYTVGNKGSENETFVIDLTDNRGLLTGYTSFTSTISSNGSTDIIFQIRGSSLFNTVTYNITVRKQGSTNIIVYDSQTIYISPDIAPTCSIVKLVRACDNLNTTSCSEVTWNGQATITFVTELSSISGSAGWNFETSSIHSSPVIINARGDSCTPSAYLTVTDKNSNFARCHFYLGDLNFVENSKQLLSTSEQIAIGIIGGIVGSCLFVTLILGILIYRKAIKPKLADNKINTVKSNSNPHEKKSKTEEQFNNVADLN from the exons ATGagaacatctccttattttataaatCCAGTGACTGTTAGACTCGAGTTAAACTCAATTACAG ATCTGTATGTGAACACTGTTAGTAAAGTTTCATACACAGTAGGAAACAAAGGATCAGAGAACGAAACATTTGTTATTGATTTAACAGATAACCGAGGATTATTGACCGGCTATACAAGTTTTACATCAACGATAAGTAGCAATGGTTCTAcagatataatatttcaaataaggGGATCTAGTCTATTCAATACAGT GACGTACAATATTACAGTTCGAAAACAGGGATCAACTAATATAATAGTATACGACAGTCAAacaatatat ATAAGTCCAGATATTGCACCTACCTGTTCTATTGTAAAATTAGTAAGAGCATGTGATAACTTGAATACCACGTCGTGTTCAGAAGTTACATGGAATGGACAGGCCACAATAACATTTGTAACTGAACTGTCGTCTATTTCTGGTTCAGCGGGATGGAATTTCGAAACTAGCAGTATACATTCATCGCCGGTCATTATCAATGCACG TGGTGATTCCTGCACACCATCTGCATACCTGACAGTGACTGACAAAAACAGCAACTTTGCCAGATGTCACTTCTATCTCGGTGATCTGAACTTTGTAGAGAACTCGAAACAATTGCTGTCAACGTCA GAACAGATTGCAATTGGTATTATTGGTGGTATTGTTGGTAGCTGTTTATTCGTTACATTGATACTCGGAATACTGATATATCGGAAAGCTATAAAACCGAAACTAGCGGACAACAAAATCAACACTGTCAAATCAAACAGTAATCCACACGAAAAGAAAAGTAAGACAGAGGAACAATTTAACAATGTTGCCGATTTGAATTAA
- the LOC143050887 gene encoding von Willebrand factor A domain-containing protein 7-like, with product MNEEWCMACGDDTGKGKCGFGGRDDTENGDRTAKGGINKDRLDPKYSPHHHLHYNAYYGARKATENFLEAEELKNIFIPMFGLVKRYQASFGFVIDDTGSMGPIIAQVRKACIDITTNVLGTANAPSNYILVTFNDPEKHRHRLTTENGVDMISELDNITVNGGGDCPEYAMSGLQKAVELCKDKSTIFFYTDAPAKDASEHQTVIDAVNRKQIDLRLFLQEPLCTGRIKGASGDRIKRDVGSYAYSLVTEGTGGTIYRFNTAELGDIIRQITEEIFPSATATVDIIKLYTMDDNSMLFPVDKMMKNVKITVVGAFSKNEVDVESPYGSIMTSVNTSVLFESPDKVVITVLKPTAGMYKLIRTGNRQWSVSITAQTSIDFHYAITEQADDGHLNKVSGNPIEGGRYTLFFTVFNLPVGMNASSVRLKTRNSTTNYLNLIQVPGDFDSTYFLSTNLTSDGKILSEYN from the exons ATGAATGAAGAATGGTGTATGGCCTGTG GTGATGATACCGGTAAAGGAAAGTGTGGATTCGGAGGAAGAGATGACACAGAAAACGGTGATAGAACTGCAAAAGGTGGTATTAACAAAGATAGATTAGACCCTAAGTATTCACCTCACCATCATCTCCACTATAATGCATATTATGGTGCAAGAAAGGCAACAGAAAACTTCTTAGAAGCTGAAG AgttgaaaaacatatttatacCGATGTTTGGATTGGTGAAAAGGTACCAGGCGTCATTTGGCTTTGTGATAGACGATACTGGCTCTATGGGACCTATTATTGCTCAAGTTCGAAAAGCATGCATCGATATTACGACCAATGTTTTGGGTACTGCAAATGCGCCATCCAATTACATCTTAGTTACCTTTAACGATCCAG AAAAGCATAGGCATCGACTTACAACCGAAAATGGAGTTGACATGATAAGTGAACTTGATAATATTACTGTTAATGGAGGTGGTGATTGTCCAGAATATGCCATGAGCGGACTACAGAAAG CGGTTGAATTGTGCAAAGACAAATCCACAATATTCTTCTATACTGATGCCCCAGCCAAAGACGCATCTGAGCACCAAACTGTCATAGATGCTGTTAACAGGAAACAAATTGATCTTCGTCTTTTTCTACAGGAACCCTTGTGTACTGGTCGGATAAAAGGGGCATCCGGTG ATCGAATAAAGCGCGATGTTGGATCATATGCATATTCGCTAGTGACAGAAGGCACAGGAGGAACAATCTATCGGTTTAATACAGCGGAATTAGGTGATATTATACGACAGATCACTGAG GAAATCTTTCCATCAGCAACTGCGACTGTGGACATAATTAAGCTCTATACAATGGATGACAATTCCATGTTGTTTCCAGTcgataaaatgatgaaaaatgttaaaatcacAGTGGTTGGTGCATTTTCTAAAAATGAAGTTGATGTTGAATCTCCATATg GGTCCATTATGACTTCTGTGAATACCAGTGTGCTTTTTGAAAGCCCAGATAAAGTTGTAATCACTGTTTTg aaacccACAGCTGGTATGTACAAGTTAATCAGAACTGGAAACAGACAATGGAGTGTCAGTATTACAGCCCAAACATCAATAGATTTTCACTATGCCATTACGGAACAAGCAGATGATGGACACTTAAATAAAGTATCAGGGAATCCCATTGAAG GTGGCagatatacattattttttactgtattCAATCTACCTGTCGGGATGAACGCATCATCCGTGCGTTTGAAAACAAGAAATTCAACAACAAACTATCTGAATCTAATACAGGTACCTGGAGACTTTGACTCAACATATTTTTTGTCAACAAATCTGACATCAGAC GGCAAAATTTTAAGTGAATATAATTAG